aatGTTGCTCTAATTATGGCTGGCACACTCCTGACTTTACAAAGGTATTTTACAGACAGTGGCAGATTGGCTGTTTGCTATTGCAAAAcctatttttgacattttcaaaaaaccTGTGGTGAATTATTAAATTGTCCCTTCAGTGACAATAAGGTCAAAGGGGTGATCACTGCTCATTGCGCTTTTGCTTCATAGAATGTGCTTTTATAGTTTTCCTGTCACTGTGCAAAATACTGGGAGGAGATTCTAATAATCCACCCGCTAAAATTGACCAAGTCTGATGGCAAATACTGATTTAGCacattaaagatttttttcttagttttagCACCAACCAATGATTGCTATTGTTGATGCTTGGAGATACGATAAACGAGaatatttcaaacacatttatttatttatgatgtaaaaaagtttgtaaatgtaatgtcaCACAGGAGCAAAAGGCAAGAATGCGGCTCCTTGGatgcatatttttaaatgtctacactgcaaaaaattatATCTTAGCAAATGAAATGATCTTGTATCGAGCATTTATATCTAACATTTCGCATTTTGAGCTTGCTGTCAGAATAGAACACGAttatttaactcatttttagatatttttgctGAAGTAGTTGTATTGAATGAAATTTATATTCAACTTATAACTTTATATTTGCAggtcattttgcttgtttcaaaaaATATGCTTGAAACAAGTGAAAGTCTCTGCCAGAGAATTTGTTACAGGATGGCAAGGTAATAAGGAGGAAATTAGAAATAAAGGAATGAATAGTGAGAAGATGATAATGTGTAATGTAATCACACTGAAAAATCTCCTCTCCGTAATGTAGATTATTGCTCTTTGTCTTTACAAAGTTATGTCCTCACATAACGATGTGGAACAGTCTACTGTAACCATGACGGAAAGGTGGGGCTGCATAGAAATTACTGAAAGTAATTGCTACAACAATATGGATATATGGATATAAATATACTGAAATATGTTATTTAACATAAGTACATACAGTAATTTGTATTTACATGGGGCCCTTGGCTCATGGGGACCCTGGGTGGCTGGAAGCCTTTGCCTAGTGCCAAGGCAGGGTTGCCCCTAATAGCACATAATTAATGACAGTAACAGTAATACTGTAACACTGTTACTATTAAGTAACAGTGACTGGTTGTCATAGAGGTATTTCTCATTGTTACTCCGATATGCCTCTAACAGTAGTTGTGACTGATTAATCTAAATACTTCTGTCCAAATACatgcttatttattttctgttttctacaTTCAGTGTTTCTACagtcattctctccctctctttctctctctctctctctctctctctctctctctctctctctctctctctctctctctctctctctctttctctctctctttctctctccggCTTAAGGTTAAGTTAACTCCTTAACTTCTGAGGATTTGAAGCTCACGTCATGAGCAGAGACGAGTCACAGATTAACACAGGTCAAATACAGAGTGCGTGTGCAGTGAATGACCACAACTGAGAAAAAGCTCATTAAGCGGAGCTAAAGTCTGTCTTTGGAATTTCAGAAAGGTAAGTGTCACATTTGTGTCCAGGTTTTCTTAACTGAGTTATCTGTGGCATACTGCTGCccagagtcagaactgctcttgtcataatgttcatatgatgaACAGCTCATCACATGATTCATCAGATGAACATGCTCTAGTGTTTGTGTCACATTCTACACAGTGTGATGGGCATTCTGGTGCTAAACTGTTCTGGTTCAGTCATGTTAGCAGAGTGAgatggtgggagagagaggatagatCTAAGTTAAGCCTCCATAAGCTGCTTTCTAGCCCTTCAGGCTCTGTGGTACAAGCTGCCTGTGGCCACTTTGCCTGCTTCGTACAGTGAGCTAGCGATGAGCTGTTCTGCTTCCACACTGATTAGCCCAGGTTGAACAGAGACActgttttttcctcataacataCGGAAATACAATTTATGGAAGTCTAATTGATGAATCATAAAGGCAAACTAAACAACTGCAGTGATGGCCCAGTTTTCAGTCCAGACCCAGAGTTTGTGCCAAACAACAGTGACCTAAATAAAGTTCAGAAAGTGCTGTTGGTATTGAGACATTAATCAAAAATGCATACAATGTGTGATAACAATGTGCCACTCCCGAATTCAGAGAATTATCACATGACTCACTCATAAACATGAATGCTCAGGCATCAGCCTATCCCAGATCAGCTTTGCCCGATTGATTCTGCTCGCCTGTGTCCAGCCCTATATATACTGTCTGTTTTTCCCTACttctttgtgaagtattgccccAGTTTCTATGAGCGTTGTTTAATACCTGtcttgttttgatttttgccctgatgtgatCTGCGCAATACCCAATACCAAATTGTATCATCCACAtgtgtaacaataataattatatgtgcaataactcagaggtgcaataatttgaactgctctatacagtatgtttcatatttattaccgcagtcactgccactttactgcaTTCATAAGAATTTTAATCTAATGTACATATTGTAAATTTCTCTTTTtgctttattcttttatataaatggttgcaagtgtaataaatgcaatttccctctgggatcaataaagtattctgatgaTTATTCTTGTGTTTTTGGGCCTTTGTTCGCTCTCTTTTGATTTtggcctgtttaatcacctaGAGcttgaatttaaaatgttttatccGTGACCATCTGGTTTGTTCTGCTTTTGCGTGGTGTTTTCATGTGTTGAGGTTAAATTATGTTCAACCTATACTTACAACTGCCGTCTTCGTCTTTCATCTTTTTATCCTCTTTTTATCCTTTAAATTCACCTTTCACCTCTCACTGTACAAGTCTTCTTTCCTGTCTTAGAACTTATTTCATTCCTTTTCACACTTTTCTCTTCGGTTTTGCCTCATGTCAGAAAAGCGAAGCACAGTCTGTAGGGGATTCAGTGAAGACAAACAGAACCGGTAATGTGAGTCTACGTTACAGCTATTATAAGTAATAATAAGTCACAGCCACgctgttacatttacatttacaagaaCGGAGACTTTGCAGTGACagtgctctgtccaggtcgggagtgaattctttccccaagtggaggagtttaaatatctcaggattttgttcacgagtgaaggaaggatggagcgagaggttgacaggcggattggtgcggcGTCTGCAGTAGTGCGGACCCTATTCCGGTCCGTcgtggtgaagagagagctgagccagaaggcaaagctgtcaatttaccagtCAATCTACATTTCTGACTCTCACCTATTgtcacaagctttgggtagtgaccgaaagaacaaggtcgcggatacaagcggccaaaatgagctttctccgcagggtcgccggactctcccttagagatatgGTGAGAAGCTTGGCAATTTGGGAGAGGCTTGGAGAGGAGCCGCTGCTcatccacgttgagagaagccagttgaggtgcttcgggcatctggtaaggatggcctctggacgcctccccagggaggtgttccagacatgtccgacggggaAGAGatcccggggaagacccaggacacgttggagggattatatctctcaactgtctcggaacgcctcggtatccctccggaggagctggaggaggtggcggaggagagggaggcctgggcctctttgcttaggctgctgcccctacgacccggacccggataagcggatgacgatggatggatggatggatggatggatggatggatggatggatggatagatggatggaagAACAGTGACTTTATCTGCACAGCACCTTTCGTATTCACAGCTGGATGTGCTTCACAAgcacaaaatcaaaacaaaacattcacaTAACTCCTCTTTTACACTGGTAGTTTATTTTCTTGCTCGTATTAAACAGAATTCATCAAATTACATCTTCCCTCAGACTGTAATACTGTTGCCCACCTAACCAGGAATGTAATATTTCACCCTATCCCCCACCTcccgcccacacacacacacacacacacacacacacacacacgcacaccacaTTCAGCAGAAACCTTAGTGTGTGGAATACATCTTGGGATGACTGTATTTGAAATGTATCTCATATGTAAATGTCCGTATGTTTTATTCCCATGTCGGTTCCTCACTAATGCCgtgctgttttacagtaaataagtCACTGTAAGAAAGATGGATCCTGATTTCTAGCTCGGGTGGCTTTACTCTTCCCCTCTATTGCCCTTTTGTACTGACCGCTTCTCCTCTCCGCCCGCAGGTGATGACCGATACTGTGTTCCTGCAGCGCGCGCACGCCTCTGTGGCGTCCAGCGCGGAGTCGCTGTTGGAGGATGCTGCGCATGCGCAGGCTCAGTGTCGCGCGCGCGGGGCCGAGCTGAGTGCTGCCGCTGCAGAGCTGCGCGAGGAAGCGCAGGGTCTGCGCGAGCGCTGCCAGCACGCGCAACTCCACATGGCCCGACTGCGCATGCGCCTAGAAGAGCTGACGGACACAAAGCACGCGTACGAGGCCCGCGAGAGACAGGCGCGCAAACTGAGCAAAcagctgtgagagagagagagagagagagtgagagagagagagagagagagagagagagtagaagaTAATGACTGTGTTTCAGGTGTGGTGGATGAAACTGATCAATAAAGAGGAAACATTAAGTGTGCTAATGGATTTTTTCTTGCCTTCTTATCAGAAGCGTCGCTATAGGCCAGTTTCAGGGGGACTAAATGCCTCCTGTAAATATTAGGATACTTAACACCCCCATCCCCCACCCCCAATTGAATGTGCCTTATAAAGTTAAATCATCAATAACATGCTCCGTTTCATGTCTCAAAATTAAAGTTCTGGAGgatccctgaaaataaactttcTGCCATCTCTTAGGAGAAAAACAGATGCTCAGCTAACTAGATATGCCAccctgcctcagggtggcgctatTGAACTCACAGTTCTGTACCTGTTTTTCTGAGTGTGATATCTAACAGCACAAAAATGATAGCACACAGACTCGGCCAGTACAAGTGCGGTGAAGCACCTGCTCCTGAGTCCTTTCTCGGTGCTGCATCCTTATCGCAGCGGCTCCTTCTCAGCTCCTCCAGCAGCAGCATGTTCACAAAGTGTTCCAGTGCCAGCTCCTTctgtgcagcagttctgaatgCTGAAACACTGTGCTCAGTTCCCGCACCAACATGCTTATCTGCTCTCCCTTCAGCAAGATTACATCTGACCTTTCTTATCCTGGACATCACCTATTCCAGCCACTTCACTCTGGTTAAAGTTCAGGCCATCGAATCCAGCACAACCAGAGATGCTAACAGCCTTTTCCCCAGAGCTGTAGAAAAacgtacaaaataaaaaaaaacataaagaacCACTTATTTCTGGGTGTAGGTGCCTCTGCCAGGGCACTGTGAAGCCATATTGCCAGGTGCTCCAAGAGCTCTCTTTGACCCTAGAAGATGTCTTTCAAGTTAAATTATACATAGTGAAACACTTGTTGATGCATTTCTAGTAAACTCATATGATGGCATAGATATTGCTGCTATGGTAGCAGGTCACCTGAATGGTCTTTGACACAATGGTAACTGATGCACTTCATTTAGTACGGCAGAGTAGTCTCAGCCTCAACAAAAAGATGACTACAACTATCAGGATTTTGTCAGTTGCATTCTGACTGGCTACCCACACCTCCATATCTACACACTTTTCTGtatgtacagtgtttttatCATTTGCAAGGAAGAAGAAGTATTCTTCTTCAAGCTAAATTCTCATCAGCCATATGAAACAGCTGCCTTCACTGGATATTCTGATGAAAATTTAACCTTTTAGAGTGTAGCGAGGAGCGAGGTAGCAGACACATATGTGGaggtaagcaacttttattgagggcaaatccaaagtcagggtcaagacagtccagggtcatagagccaatgtGGAGAAATcatggggcagacatgacaaaaccagACTAACCAATGGTACAAACACGGCGAGCAAACAGACCAATACATcagacaaagaccgatacaaagaccagcaaacacaacgtacaaacacagggcttaagtaacaaagcgTAAActagggacaggtggaaaacaggtggagacaatcatggGCGGAGACATGAGACCAGGGGGCCagactagaaaaaccaaaacaaaaatgcacacaGATAAGACTGGGAGGGTCCAAAGAGCAGGTCAGTATGGCAGTCTGCAGTATGCAATTCCAGTGCTTCACTGTCCACAGAGCAAGGACacatgaaacaaagaaaagaagactGAAGAAATTTGATAAGTTGTCACTGCTGATACTACCCAGTATTTAGGTAACAGGTTTAGTAAACTGTGTTCCACCAGGGAATCATCAAACTCTGGGGCCGTCTTACAGAAATATCTAAACATTTTCCATTAGGACTTAATTTAGGACAGTAGCTATTACAGAGCAACAGTTCTTAAGTGCTGGAAAAAGGGctggaaaaacaacagaaaggcGTGTTCATAAGAAAAGATGAAGAGAGTATAAAGGTGAAAACATTTTGCTGAATGATGTGAAGAAAGTCCAGTTGTCTTCTCTTTCTATTATAGCTATGAATCACAGAAAAGGAACATCTAAGCTGAGTTTGCCTACTGGGtaagttaattttttttattttataagctGTTTTAGTACAACTTTCAacacaaattacacatttatttcaatattAGTGCTCATttctttgtgcatttttttccaGATCAACAATCATGTTCTCATCAAGATCAATAATcatgtttcttctctttttctcaagTGAGtcttaatttatattttattgtacttacctcactgcaacacaaatattcTGTATATGCTCTAATATATTACAAGAGTTGCCTTTAGAACTGATATTCAGATTTTCAAAAGGTCTGAATTCAGATGCCACTGATGTTTGACTTTTTCTTACTCAGTGTCTGTGTCACCTGCAGGTCTCCTCACCCTCTCTTCTTGCCTTTCTCGTCAGTATTATTTtgtgaatgtgaataaaaactggagTGAGGCACAGGCGATCTGCAGACAGAGCTACACTGACCTGGCCACTATTGAGAATGATAATGACCAAAGTAGTGTCATTGCTGCTGCAAATGGCAACTTTAATTCTCAAATCTGGATCGGGCAGTATGAGGATCTGCAGAACAGCTGGAGATGGTATTTGGATGATGATACTTTCTATGGGGTGGGAGAGAGGAATTACAGGAACTGGGACTCAAATGCACCAGATAATAACGGAGGAAAAGAAATGTGTACACAAATGGTGACTAATGGATTTTGGAATGATGTGAATTGTAACCTTCTAGCAAAATTCATTTGTTACAATggtgagtttttaaacaatattgTACTGTTCAAAGGTCCACCCTTCAAATCTGTCTAGTCAAACCATTAAGAAGTTATTCCATTAACAAGTTATTCCAACGTAAATGAGTgagtttgggattacttgaatctagagaagcagaaactgcagccaccttctaagactgaaatGTGGATGTGTAAAAAAACATCCTtgcacatttctttaaaaatctgaaagcaaGTTTCTTAATACATAATAGAAACTAATAAAATCCAATggtagacacactaaatactaaagaTTATTATAGGCTATTATTAATAATGGGTGAcctataaattaaatgaatggcagtctctgatttttgcacagtgctgtatttacTGTGCTGTAACATCTAATGTACTTtcactatctatctatctatctatctatctatctatctatctatctatctatctatctatctatctatctatccatccatctatccatccatccatccatccatccatccatccatccatctatttcaGGGTACACCAACAGTAATATTATGATCAGTCTGACTATGAACGCCTCTGATGCTCGTCAGTACTGCAGACAGTATCACACAGACGTGGCCAGCATCAGGAACGCAATAGAGAATCAACAGATTCTTACCTTAACAGCAGGACAAGCAGTTTGGATTGGCCTTTACAGAACTAGACTATGGTCAGACCAGAGCAACTCCACTTATGAGAACTGGCTAACTGGAGAACCAAATAATCTTGGAGGAACTGAACACTGCACCACCGTGTGGATGTATTTTTCTGGTCAATGGAATGATTCTCCTTGTAATTTTGCATACCCCTTCATCTGCTACAAATGTGAGtggtttttaaaacaatattagtTACAATGCAattaatttgttatgaacaatATTATAATCTGTTGTGAGaatgtgttgggggggggggggggggcaaagtTTAATTTTGTGGCAATTATTGAGACAATTATTTTTTCATCACCTACCACTGGTACCCTATGAAAGTGTCTAAACTCTTAGAGTAATCCACATTACAGACATTTTTGGGCTCCTGAGTGACACAAAAAAGAGGGATGTCCACCTTGTGCCTTTTAAGTGCATAATGCTCTGTTGGCTCTCCAAATACAAGATTTAAACAGAGCACAAATATAggctctcactcactcagcaATTAAATGAGAAAGAGATTATAACTGCTTAGTTTAGGCtgctaaataaaatatttaatctgTTATTTTCAAAACCATATGTAAGGGGACAAGTAACCGAATAGTTTTTTTATCTTTAGAAATTTCTTGTTTAAAACATTGGTTTCTAAACTTGGTCACAAGGTCCTTtcatttcttatattttattttcagctgaatatatttgcattgcattttttttcaagGTTAATAATTCACACTGTGTCAACCACTCATGATGGATAGCTAAATAGATGATCGAAAAATACCTGTAAAATctattgttacattaacttatattaaaagtcAAAATTGTTAGAAGTGAATAATAACTATTCTtatattactactacttctattactactactactactactactactactaataataataataatagtagtagtagtagtagtagtagtagtagtagtagtagtagtagtactaatacagtacagtacagcatttagcagataaTCTTATCCAGaacaacttacaagaagtgctttgtctagcTAGAGAAAGTTTCTTTTCTAGTCaccaacaggttagagagaaagctagtcctaagctcagatactgctagaaacaacatcactgttgatacccagagaaaaaggaacagtgTTGAAgtgtacaatacattacaatcaatacttaattcagtgctcattttttgtgctgtataaagagatatttaaataaaacaacactagcaaaacaaaacaataaaaataagccaaaacattccaatcaaatgaaataaaaatagcacAATATGAGACAGACAACAGAGCAGAAGCAAACAGAATGAAGATAATAAACCTGCTTGATAAACTGGAACTCAGTGTTTAATGCTTTTTTACAGTCACAGCCCCAACTTCCACCACTTGTAAGtgtctgtcttttctttatGTATATACGCCTATGTTTAT
This window of the Pygocentrus nattereri isolate fPygNat1 chromosome 2, fPygNat1.pri, whole genome shotgun sequence genome carries:
- the LOC108434581 gene encoding C-type mannose receptor 2-like yields the protein MNHRKGTSKLSLPTGSTIMFSSRSIIMFLLFFSSLLTLSSCLSRQYYFVNVNKNWSEAQAICRQSYTDLATIENDNDQSSVIAAANGNFNSQIWIGQYEDLQNSWRWYLDDDTFYGVGERNYRNWDSNAPDNNGGKEMCTQMVTNGFWNDVNCNLLAKFICYNGYTNSNIMISLTMNASDARQYCRQYHTDVASIRNAIENQQILTLTAGQAVWIGLYRTRLWSDQSNSTYENWLTGEPNNLGGTEHCTTVWMYFSGQWNDSPCNFAYPFICYKFTAPTSTTSTPSTPFTTETLTTTSTTVTPAITYITG